The nucleotide sequence ATCGCGCGACACCACTGGCGAGATTGAATGCCGCGGAGGGCATGGCCACGCCGCTGGCGCAGGCCGAGTATGAACGCTTTTACGAGACGTTGACCGGCGATCGCTCCGGCCGCACGCCGGTGCACCAAACGCTCGCCACGCACTGGGCGCGCGTCGTCGAGCTGGTCTATGCCGCCGAGCACACCCTGGAATTGGCCAAGGATGAAGAAATTCTCAGCCCCAACCTGCGCACGATTCCGACGGCAACGCCCGACGAGGGTGTGGGCCAGGTTGAAGCGCCGCGCGGCACACTCACACATCATTACCTCACCGATGAGCGCGGCATTCTGCAAAAAGTCAATCTCATTGTGGGCACCACCAACAACCATGCCGCCATCAGCATGGCCATTAAAAAAGCCGCGCAGGGATTGATCAAAAAAGGCGTGGAGATCACCGAAGGCCTGCTCAACAAAATCGAGATGGCTTTTCGCGCCTATGATCCCTGCTTCGCCTGCGCCACGCATTCGCTGCCCGGCCACATGCCGCTGCTCGTCCGGCTGCGCGCGTCGGACGGGACGATCCTGGCGGAAAAAAGTCGCGAGTAGCAAATGGAAAACGGAGGGGGTGGCCCCAAATCACACTTCGCAGCCCGCCTGCAGTAACTGGCTGCTCGCTTTGTCCCATACGTCCGGAATGGCCGTTTCCGTGCGCTGGTGTCTTTCTGCCGGACAACAGATCGGCTTTGCCGGCCGGTGAATTTTTTTGCGGGATGCCGGGCGCCGGGTGACCCTTGACACACAGCTCGTCGGTGACACGCAATGAGCAAAAAGGCTTGCTCGCGGCCCGCAGTCGTTGATGACATTTCAAGCCCGGCATGGCCGGATTCGTTGGAAAGTCGCGCGCCGCCTGCTTGATCAGGCTGTTCGACTGTTGATTGAGCTTTTCCAGGCTTTTGGTGAAGGTGTCAGCGATGATGAAGTGCATGGGCCTCCATGCATTTTTCAGACGTCAGGGTGTTGGTTTCTCAGATGCGGCGAGTGCGAAGAGCATGGACAATTTGATAACAGGGCCGTTTACTCCTCTTTTCGATCTCGTGTTCCCAGACTCGGATAACCTTCCAGCCCTTTTGACGCAATATGCGATTGACCCTGCGGTCGCGCGCCTTGTTCGAATCCAGCTTCCTTTTCCAAAACGCGCGGTTGTTGCGCGGCATGTTGCAATGCTTGGGGCAACCATGCCAGAAACAACCATCCACGAATACAACGACCCGCTGCTGCGGAAAGGTGAAGTCCGGTTTT is from candidate division KSB1 bacterium and encodes:
- a CDS encoding very short patch repair endonuclease, translating into MSRIRSSGNKETELAMIKLFRKHKITGWRRNYPLFGKPDFTFPQQRVVVFVDGCFWHGCPKHCNMPRNNRAFWKRKLDSNKARDRRVNRILRQKGWKVIRVWEHEIEKRSKRPCYQIVHALRTRRI